ATGTGTAGCCAACGGCACAATGCTCACATCGCATATTGCAAAGATTCGTCGTAGTAAATTCAATATTGGTTAACATTAGTTTTCCGTTTTCATCTATATCCAAATAGGCTTCCCATGGGTCATAAAGGGGTGATATTGGTTTTAACGTGGTCATTGCAAAACTCCTCATTTTTTCATGAATTGTAACAAACTAGACAATATTATAGACCATTATCATTTCTATATGGTAAATATTTATATATTTTTTAAAAAATAGTTGCGTCTCCTTTAAGTTTATGAGAGAAAAAATTTAATATGAGGACTTAAGATTGAGCGGACTAAAGAACTAAACACTAGCTTCATAGTGAATGGAGAGTGTTTTTTGGAGTCAGGACTTGTTTATAGAATATTTAAATGGTAATAGTGGAAGAGGAGGTGGAGAAATGTTAAAACCAATCGAAGATCACATCAAGGAAGGGCTTTCGGTGTTGTTTGTTGGCTTTAATCCAAGTCTTCGGTCAAGTGAAACAGGGCATCATTTTGCTAATCCGAATAATCGCTTTTGGACTATTTTACATAAGGCGGGCATGACGGAAAGAAAATATATGCCTGAAGAGGATTCTCGGCTGCTGCATCTTGGATATGGATTAACCAATATCGTCCAACGACCAACGAAAGCGGCAGATGAGATTACAAAGGATGAGTTCAGAAAAGGGCGCGAGGTACTAATTCAAAAAATAAGTCAATATAAACCAGAAATTGTTTGCTTTGTTGGAAAAGGGGTTTACCAAGAGTATAGTGGAAAAAGGGACATAGACTGGGGTGTTCAAGCCGAGTCTGTGGTCAAGGGAACCACAGATTTTGTCGCTCCATCTTCAAGCGGTCTAGTCAGAATGAAACTTGATGATATTGTTTCTATCTATAGCGAATTACCAAGTTTGATAAAAGGTTAATGTTCAATTTTTGTCTTCAAGCTAAAATAATGGTATGATAAACGTGATTTTTACATAAGGAGATGTTATAAATGTCGAAAAAAGGATACATAGTAATGGAAAATGGCGATAAAATCGAATTGGAATTTTATCCAAATGAAGCACCAAATACAGTAGCAAACTTTGAAAAATTAGCAAATGAAGGCTTTTATGATGGTGTTATCTTCCACCGCGTAATCCCTGGCTTCGTTTCACAAGGCGGAGACCCAACTGGTTCAGGTATGGGTGGCCCAGGATATACAATTAAGTGTGAAACAGTAGGAAATCCACATAAACATGAAGCAGGAAGCCTCTCAATGGCTCATGCTGGTCGTGATACAGGTGGTAGCCAATTCTTTATCGTTCATGAACCTCAACCACATTTAAATGGTGTTCATACTGTTTTTGGCAAAGTAACAAGTGGAATGGATACAGTCCTAAAAATGAAGAATGGCGATGCAATGAAAGAAGTTCGAGTATTTGACGCTGAATAAGAATCATTATTGAAGAGAGCAGACTTGCTCTCTTTTTTCAGTATACAAATGATCCCTCAAAAAAAGCTTGTAGAGAAAAATTTTCTCGACAAGCTTTTTATTTTTATTCTTTGTCATTACACAATCTGAGTGCCCACATATTTTGATCTTTCCAATATCTTTTTTGATACTTATAATAGGTCGGTTTTTGACAATCTTTTTTGTTTTTTGAATGTGACGCCCGTCTCGTTGAACAACTTGAAGATCTACGTGTTGAACGGCGAGTGCTGCGACGAGTCGAACGGCGGGTGCTGCGACGAGTAGAACGGCGGGTGCTGCGGCGAGTAGAACGGCGAGTGCTGCGGCGAGTAGAACGGCGAGTGCTGCGATGAGTAGAACGGCGAGTGCTGCGGCGAGTAGAACGACGAGTGCTGCGACGAGTAGAACGACGAGTGCTGCGACGAGTAGAACGGCGGGTGCTCCGACGAGTAGATTTCCGAGTACTACAGCGAGAAGAGCAACGAGAGCTCCGACGAGTGGATTTCCGAGTGCTCCGACGAGTCGAACGGCGAGTGCTGCGACGAGTAGAACGGCGTGTGCTGCGCCGAGTAGATTTCCGAGTACTGCAGCGAGAAGAGCAACGAGAGCTCCGACGAGTGGATTTCCGAGTCCTGCGACGAGTCGAACGGCGGGTGCTCCGACGAGTAGATTTCCGAGTACTACAGCGAGAAGAGCAACGAGAGCTCCGACGAGTGGATTTTCGAGTGCTCCGACGAGTCGAACGGCGAGTGCGTCGACGAGTAGATTTCCGAGTACTGCAGCGAGAAGAGCAACGAGAGCTCCGACGAGTGGATTTTCGAGTGCTGCGGCGAGAAGAACGGCGTGTGCTCCGACGAGTGGATTTCCGAGTAGTGCAGCGAGAAGAGCAACGAGAGCTCCGACGAGTGGATTTCCGAGTGCTGCGACGAGTAGAACGGCGGGTGCTGCGCCGAGTGGATTTCCGAGTAGTGCAGCGAGAAGAGCAACGAGAGCTCCGACGAGTGGATTTTCGAGTGCTGCAGCGAGAAGAGCGGCGGGTGCTCCTTCGAGTAGATTTTCGAGTAGTGCAACGAGAGCTCCGGCGAGTAGAACGCCGAGTACTTTTCCGTGAACTACGGCGGTGTAGAGGACCATGTTTAGGACCAGTACTGCGCCGAGTAGATTTCCGAGTTGAGCGCCGCGTACTATTGCGAGTGCTGCGCCGAGTAGATTTCCGAGTTGAGTGCCGCGTACTATTGCGAGTGCTGCACCGAGTAGATTTCCGAGTTGAGCGTCGCGTACTTTTGCGAGTACTGCGCCGAGTAGATTTCCGAGTACTTTTGCGAGTACTACGCCGAGTACTTTTCCGCATACTGGATGTGCGCAAATGTGCACTTTCCGTTGAAGTTTGATCCTCAATGCTTTCCTCATTATGACTATGTTCATCTGATTCGTGTTTTCGAGTCCGCCCCTTGGCATTTGGGTCTTGGAACATAAAATCTCTTAGACCCCTTTTGTTTGCTCCTTCAGCTGCTCTTAATATTTCATCCCATGAGAAAAATCCCACTAAAGAAACCTCCTTATTTAAATTTTCTATTGAAAAATGAACTAAATTATCAATTTA
The DNA window shown above is from Bacillus sp. T3 and carries:
- the mug gene encoding G/U mismatch-specific DNA glycosylase — protein: MLKPIEDHIKEGLSVLFVGFNPSLRSSETGHHFANPNNRFWTILHKAGMTERKYMPEEDSRLLHLGYGLTNIVQRPTKAADEITKDEFRKGREVLIQKISQYKPEIVCFVGKGVYQEYSGKRDIDWGVQAESVVKGTTDFVAPSSSGLVRMKLDDIVSIYSELPSLIKG
- a CDS encoding peptidylprolyl isomerase produces the protein MSKKGYIVMENGDKIELEFYPNEAPNTVANFEKLANEGFYDGVIFHRVIPGFVSQGGDPTGSGMGGPGYTIKCETVGNPHKHEAGSLSMAHAGRDTGGSQFFIVHEPQPHLNGVHTVFGKVTSGMDTVLKMKNGDAMKEVRVFDAE